Proteins encoded by one window of Chryseobacterium aquaeductus:
- a CDS encoding alpha/beta hydrolase family protein — MSIIKNKNIRLSNPKTKDFLADAFYPETESKLPLVIFVHGYKGYKDWGAWNLMAEKFAEAGFFFVKFNFSHNGTTLVTSTEFDDLEAFGNNNYSKELSDLGFVIDHFIKDPKVDEQKIILMGHSRGGGVSIIKTCEDIRINGLITLASVDTLERFPKGEGLEEWKNKGVYYVENARTKQEMPHYYQFYEDFANNPHRFDVERSMEMAKAHVLIVHGTKDDGVNVKNAEHLHILNPNSEIFLIENANHTFGSKEPWEEDNLPEDLSLVVKKCVEFINNKIVNE, encoded by the coding sequence ATGAGCATCATCAAAAATAAAAATATCAGACTTTCAAATCCCAAAACTAAAGATTTTCTAGCTGATGCATTTTATCCTGAAACTGAAAGCAAATTGCCTTTAGTAATTTTTGTTCACGGTTACAAAGGTTACAAAGATTGGGGAGCATGGAATTTGATGGCAGAAAAATTTGCAGAGGCAGGATTTTTCTTTGTAAAATTTAATTTTTCCCACAACGGAACAACGCTCGTAACCTCTACAGAATTTGATGATTTGGAAGCATTTGGTAATAATAATTATTCAAAAGAACTTTCGGATTTGGGATTTGTTATTGATCATTTCATCAAAGATCCTAAAGTAGATGAACAAAAAATTATTTTGATGGGTCACAGCAGAGGTGGTGGAGTTTCGATTATAAAAACCTGTGAAGATATAAGAATCAATGGATTGATTACCTTGGCGAGTGTAGATACGTTAGAGCGTTTCCCGAAGGGTGAAGGTTTAGAAGAATGGAAAAATAAAGGCGTTTATTATGTTGAAAATGCGCGAACAAAACAGGAAATGCCTCACTATTATCAATTCTACGAAGACTTTGCTAATAACCCGCATCGTTTTGATGTAGAACGTTCTATGGAAATGGCAAAAGCCCACGTCTTGATTGTGCATGGAACTAAAGATGATGGTGTAAATGTAAAAAATGCTGAACATCTTCACATCTTGAATCCTAATAGTGAAATATTTTTAATTGAAAATGCAAATCATACTTTTGGATCAAAAGAGCCTTGGGAAGAAGATAATTTGCCCGAAGATTTGAGTTTGGTAGTAAAAAAATGTGTTGAATTTATCAACAATAAAATAGTGAATGAATAG
- a CDS encoding flavin reductase family protein produces MKTLIPSEITSVQLQTIMQTAVSPRPIALASTIDKDGNSNLSPFSFFNMFSTVPPILIFSPSRRVRDNTTKHTLENVLEVPEVVIGTVNFPIVQQISLASTEYGDGVNEFIKSGLTMKDADLVKPKLIEECPVNFECKVLEVKSLGDQGGAGNLVICEVKKIHIREEYLNDEGNLDQAKLDMVARLGGNWYSRNNANNLFEVPKPLVTKGIGFDLLPDAIKYSKVFTGNDLGMLANVEVLPSENCHDDENIHLEAQKLLLKSKIEEAWKILVK; encoded by the coding sequence ATGAAAACATTAATCCCATCAGAAATAACTTCTGTCCAACTACAAACCATCATGCAAACAGCCGTTTCACCACGACCGATTGCATTAGCTTCTACTATTGACAAGGACGGGAATAGTAATTTATCGCCGTTTAGTTTTTTTAATATGTTCAGCACGGTTCCTCCGATTTTGATTTTTTCACCATCGAGAAGAGTTCGTGATAATACCACAAAACATACTTTAGAAAATGTTCTTGAAGTTCCCGAAGTTGTTATTGGAACCGTAAATTTTCCGATTGTACAGCAGATTTCTTTAGCCTCTACAGAATATGGAGATGGCGTCAATGAATTTATCAAATCTGGTTTGACCATGAAAGATGCTGATTTGGTGAAACCTAAATTGATTGAAGAATGTCCGGTAAATTTTGAATGTAAAGTTTTAGAAGTAAAGTCTTTAGGAGATCAGGGTGGAGCAGGAAATTTGGTGATTTGTGAAGTGAAAAAAATTCACATCAGAGAAGAATATCTGAACGATGAAGGAAATTTAGATCAGGCAAAATTAGACATGGTTGCGAGGCTTGGCGGAAACTGGTATTCAAGAAACAACGCAAATAATCTTTTCGAAGTTCCCAAACCTTTGGTAACCAAAGGAATTGGCTTCGATTTGCTTCCTGATGCAATAAAATACAGCAAAGTCTTTACAGGAAATGATCTGGGAATGTTGGCAAATGTTGAAGTATTACCTTCAGAAAATTGTCATGACGATGAAAATATCCATCTGGAAGCTCAGAAATTATTATTGAAAAGTAAAATTGAAGAGGCTTGGAAAATTTTAGTAAAATAA
- a CDS encoding alpha/beta hydrolase — MKKILIFLFITIISNLFFSQEYQTISNVQYYDKQTSKSDVYINERCVLDIYVPKNVKNFPTVIWFHGGGITGGEKHIPEELKNKGVAVIAVNYRLSPKVKAPKYIEDAAAATSWVFNNIKKYGGSENLIFISGHSAGGYLASMVGLDKSYLVKYKIDANQLAGIIPFSGQMISHFTTRKEKGIEELDARIDEMAPLHFIRADAPPLLLITGDREKELLGRYEENAYMWRMMKLKGHKETVLYELDGFDHGGMAHPAFPLLLNEIKRIEKLKN; from the coding sequence ATGAAAAAAATTCTCATCTTTCTCTTCATAACAATTATTTCAAATCTGTTTTTTTCTCAGGAATATCAAACCATTTCCAATGTTCAATATTATGACAAACAGACAAGTAAGTCTGATGTTTATATCAATGAAAGATGTGTTTTAGATATTTATGTTCCAAAAAATGTAAAGAATTTTCCAACAGTAATTTGGTTTCATGGCGGAGGAATAACGGGTGGCGAAAAACATATTCCAGAAGAACTGAAAAATAAAGGAGTTGCTGTTATTGCCGTAAATTATAGATTGTCGCCCAAAGTAAAAGCTCCAAAATATATTGAAGATGCCGCTGCTGCAACATCTTGGGTTTTTAACAATATCAAAAAATATGGTGGAAGTGAAAATCTAATTTTCATTAGTGGACATTCGGCTGGTGGCTATCTCGCTTCGATGGTTGGTTTAGATAAATCTTATTTGGTTAAATATAAAATTGATGCAAACCAACTTGCCGGAATTATTCCCTTTAGCGGACAAATGATCAGTCATTTTACCACAAGAAAAGAAAAAGGAATCGAAGAACTGGATGCCAGAATTGACGAGATGGCACCACTTCACTTTATTCGAGCAGATGCACCGCCTTTGCTTTTGATAACTGGTGACAGAGAAAAAGAACTTCTTGGCAGATATGAAGAAAACGCTTACATGTGGAGAATGATGAAGCTGAAAGGTCATAAAGAAACAGTTTTATACGAATTAGATGGTTTTGATCACGGTGGAATGGCTCATCCTGCTTTTCCGTTGCTTTTGAATGAGATTAAAAGGATTGAGAAACTTAAAAATTGA
- a CDS encoding alpha/beta hydrolase, producing the protein MNSSTNNTMIGRFILNLFFIFFFAVSAFAQTAKSILLQERTEVSENITYKKDALGKDLQLDIYRPKKSTSEKLPVVVFLHGGAWILGDKIIPPDNYVEQTILKLIEKNYIVLSVNYRLVTDNIHFPGPVEDSKDAVRWVRKNSEKYGFDTENIGFWGVSAGAHLSLLSAYTQDNEFVGDPDLSKYSAKVNYVVDNFGPTDINRLLHTRAPQPLLFIVGSISKKIIDIRTNLAKGMTGYDIKTERKKVVEVSRTISPINYTQNTVPTLILHGNKDKIAPIRHSKRLRKMLKRAGTQHSFIIVKKGNHGFKDTDKAYQDELNEAMVNFILDQEKVNTVNLYHYKRN; encoded by the coding sequence ATGAATTCATCGACAAACAATACAATGATCGGCAGGTTTATTTTAAACCTGTTTTTTATTTTCTTTTTTGCAGTATCAGCATTTGCACAAACAGCAAAAAGCATTCTTCTACAGGAAAGAACTGAAGTTTCTGAAAACATTACTTACAAGAAAGATGCTCTGGGAAAAGATTTGCAGCTGGACATTTACCGACCAAAAAAATCAACCAGTGAAAAATTACCAGTCGTTGTATTTTTGCATGGTGGTGCCTGGATTCTTGGAGATAAAATAATTCCGCCGGATAATTATGTTGAGCAGACCATTTTAAAATTAATCGAAAAAAACTACATTGTTTTGAGTGTAAATTATCGTTTGGTTACCGATAATATTCATTTTCCAGGACCTGTTGAAGATTCTAAAGATGCCGTAAGATGGGTCAGAAAAAACTCAGAGAAATATGGTTTTGATACAGAAAATATTGGTTTTTGGGGTGTTTCGGCAGGAGCGCATCTTTCGCTTCTGAGTGCTTATACTCAAGATAATGAATTTGTAGGAGATCCTGATCTTTCGAAATATTCCGCTAAAGTAAATTATGTAGTTGATAATTTCGGACCTACGGACATCAATAGACTTTTGCATACGAGAGCTCCTCAACCATTGCTTTTTATTGTAGGCTCAATTTCAAAAAAAATTATTGACATCAGAACCAATTTAGCAAAAGGTATGACAGGATATGACATCAAAACCGAAAGAAAAAAAGTAGTAGAAGTTAGTAGAACCATTTCTCCCATTAATTACACACAAAATACCGTGCCCACACTTATTCTGCATGGTAACAAAGATAAAATAGCACCCATAAGACATTCTAAGAGACTAAGAAAAATGCTAAAGAGAGCAGGGACACAACACTCATTTATTATTGTAAAAAAAGGAAATCATGGTTTTAAAGATACAGATAAAGCTTATCAGGACGAGCTGAATGAGGCTATGGTTAATTTTATTCTTGATCAGGAAAAAGTAAATACAGTTAACCTCTACCATTATAAACGTAACTGA
- a CDS encoding DUF3037 domain-containing protein, which produces MPEDKIYEYAVIRLVPKVEREEFFNIGLIMFSKREKFIKVEFYLCPDKFKLIKSKLDYADIIQNLESFQKIADGSKDSGPVAEMEIPERFRWLTAVRSAVVQTSRPHPGKSKDLEKTFGKLFEELVK; this is translated from the coding sequence ATGCCAGAGGATAAAATATACGAATACGCCGTCATACGCTTGGTACCAAAGGTTGAGAGAGAAGAATTTTTCAACATTGGGCTGATTATGTTTTCGAAAAGAGAAAAATTTATCAAGGTAGAATTTTATTTGTGTCCGGATAAATTTAAATTAATCAAAAGCAAATTGGATTATGCTGACATTATTCAAAATCTTGAGAGTTTCCAAAAAATTGCTGACGGATCAAAAGACAGCGGGCCGGTCGCTGAAATGGAGATTCCTGAACGTTTCCGATGGCTTACCGCAGTAAGAAGTGCTGTTGTACAGACCTCAAGACCTCATCCTGGAAAATCTAAAGATTTGGAAAAAACTTTTGGTAAACTTTTTGAGGAGTTAGTAAAATAA
- a CDS encoding HipA family kinase → MLNLRTVTVMRYILPLREGGSLPALAEADDDFKYVLKFRGAGHGVKMLISELLGGKITEALGLPIPELVFANLDVDFGRTEADEEIQDLLKFSEGLNLGLHYLSESIAFDSSIKVDPFLASKIVWLDAFITNIDRTFKNTNLLMWHKELWVIDNGASFYFHHSWQNFDTAAKTPFKYVKDHVLLPQATMLDEAEKFAHEVLNDQVFREIVDLIPQDWLHWDDAEESPYEIREVYFNFMKTRLENSQIFVNEAKNARG, encoded by the coding sequence ATGTTGAATTTGAGAACGGTTACCGTAATGCGTTACATTCTTCCGCTTCGGGAAGGTGGTTCACTGCCCGCGTTGGCAGAAGCTGATGACGATTTTAAATATGTTTTAAAATTTCGTGGTGCGGGTCATGGTGTGAAAATGTTGATTTCTGAACTTTTAGGTGGTAAAATCACTGAAGCTTTGGGATTACCTATTCCTGAGCTGGTTTTCGCCAATCTTGATGTAGATTTTGGAAGAACAGAAGCTGATGAAGAAATTCAGGATTTGCTCAAATTTTCTGAAGGACTCAATTTAGGTTTACATTACCTGTCAGAATCCATCGCTTTTGATTCAAGTATTAAAGTTGATCCGTTTTTGGCTTCAAAAATTGTTTGGCTCGATGCATTTATTACCAACATCGACCGTACGTTCAAAAACACCAATCTTTTGATGTGGCACAAAGAACTCTGGGTGATTGATAATGGTGCTTCTTTTTACTTCCATCATTCTTGGCAAAATTTTGATACGGCAGCCAAGACTCCATTTAAATATGTAAAAGATCACGTTTTGCTTCCACAGGCAACAATGCTGGATGAAGCTGAAAAATTTGCTCATGAGGTTTTAAATGATCAGGTTTTTAGAGAAATAGTAGATTTGATTCCTCAAGATTGGCTGCACTGGGACGATGCAGAAGAAAGTCCGTACGAAATTCGTGAAGTATATTTTAATTTCATGAAAACTCGATTAGAAAATTCACAAATCTTTGTAAACGAAGCAAAAAATGCCAGAGGATAA